A region of Cardinium endosymbiont of Sogatella furcifera DNA encodes the following proteins:
- a CDS encoding ABC transporter permease: MEEVVYTKGNRSFIFMMRLFLYLLKRLCYALSVILGATFLVFIIFNVLVGDPTFILLGKYATPEAMVLLARELGLDKPWYIQYWEVLKSAFTFNFGYSWTTKQYILKIFQEGGLVSLTVTLPAFLIGNSLVISVALWMTQYRGTIWDRLLVTFCIVMTSISILVYILIGQLFFACKLRIFPIMGYEKGFLASMPYIILPTIILVLLHFCYHYRFYRTIMLEEMYQDYVRTARAKGLPEERVLFKHIFKNVMVPIVTTFVKDFPSLLFGYVVIENFFGIPGLGNVVIDAISLCDFPTIKAVTIIAAVLSVLCNIVGDVLYTLVDPRIKL, encoded by the coding sequence ATGGAAGAGGTGGTGTACACGAAGGGTAACCGCTCTTTCATTTTTATGATGCGTCTTTTTTTATACCTTCTAAAAAGATTGTGCTATGCGCTTTCGGTTATCCTAGGAGCTACTTTTTTAGTCTTTATAATCTTTAATGTACTCGTAGGAGACCCCACTTTTATTTTATTGGGTAAATATGCTACACCAGAAGCTATGGTGCTGCTTGCCCGTGAATTAGGTTTAGATAAGCCTTGGTATATCCAATACTGGGAAGTTTTAAAGTCTGCCTTTACCTTTAACTTCGGCTACTCCTGGACCACCAAGCAGTATATTTTAAAAATATTTCAAGAGGGTGGGCTGGTCTCCTTAACCGTTACATTGCCCGCTTTTTTAATAGGGAATAGTTTAGTAATATCGGTTGCCCTTTGGATGACCCAATATAGGGGAACCATTTGGGACCGTCTATTGGTCACCTTTTGCATTGTAATGACTAGTATTTCTATATTGGTCTATATTCTAATTGGCCAGTTGTTTTTTGCTTGCAAATTAAGGATTTTTCCAATAATGGGTTATGAAAAAGGCTTTTTAGCCTCTATGCCTTACATCATTTTACCAACTATTATTCTGGTATTGCTTCATTTTTGTTATCACTATCGATTCTATAGAACCATTATGTTGGAAGAAATGTATCAAGATTATGTGCGTACCGCACGGGCAAAAGGACTTCCAGAAGAGCGTGTGTTGTTTAAACACATCTTTAAAAATGTAATGGTTCCCATTGTTACAACCTTTGTGAAAGATTTTCCATCATTGTTATTTGGTTATGTAGTGATAGAGAATTTTTTTGGCATACCAGGGCTAGGTAATGTGGTGATAGATGCAATCAGCCTGTGCGATTTTCCAACGATTAAAGCCGTTACGATAATCGCTGCGGTGCTTAGTGTCTTGTGTAATATAGTGGGTGATGTATTATACACTTTGGTGGATCCGCGCATAAAATTGTAG
- the lpxA gene encoding acyl-ACP--UDP-N-acetylglucosamine O-acyltransferase yields MNDIHPGATLGQAVTIGSFVTIQEDVVIGEGTYIAPHVTIMSGSRIGKNCQIFSGAVIGAVAQDRKSAALNTYVEIGDHTVIREFVTINRGTVGNTVVGSYVLLMAYVHVAHDCIIEDHVTVTNAVQLAGHVQLYHHAVIGGMAAVHQFMRVGAYSMVASKSIVRKDVPPFIKVAREPLCYCGINLVALQRHGFTKEQWNSICHSYLLIYQSQLLLPLALEEVEQRVDHTQEKEMILSFIRSSHRGIVKKIIPM; encoded by the coding sequence ATGAATGATATCCATCCCGGTGCTACGCTGGGTCAAGCAGTAACCATAGGCAGTTTTGTAACCATTCAGGAAGATGTAGTCATAGGTGAGGGCACCTATATAGCGCCTCATGTGACCATTATGTCCGGAAGCCGTATTGGCAAAAACTGTCAGATTTTTTCAGGTGCCGTCATTGGCGCGGTTGCGCAAGATCGCAAGTCAGCTGCCTTAAATACCTATGTAGAAATTGGAGATCATACTGTTATACGTGAATTTGTTACCATTAATAGAGGCACTGTTGGCAATACCGTTGTAGGGTCTTATGTATTGCTTATGGCCTATGTACATGTGGCCCATGATTGTATCATTGAAGATCATGTGACCGTTACAAATGCCGTGCAATTAGCCGGCCATGTACAGCTGTACCACCATGCAGTAATAGGCGGTATGGCAGCTGTGCATCAGTTCATGCGCGTAGGAGCCTATAGTATGGTCGCTTCTAAAAGTATTGTGCGTAAAGATGTGCCCCCTTTTATTAAAGTAGCAAGAGAACCATTGTGCTATTGTGGCATCAACCTCGTCGCATTACAACGCCATGGCTTTACTAAAGAGCAGTGGAATAGCATATGCCATAGCTATCTTTTGATTTATCAAAGTCAATTATTACTACCTTTGGCATTAGAAGAGGTCGAGCAACGGGTTGACCATACGCAAGAAAAAGAAATGATCCTCTCTTTTATACGTAGCAGCCATAGAGGTATTGTGAAAAAAATAATACCTATGTAA
- the aspS gene encoding aspartate--tRNA(Asn) ligase — MYPLSEIKNLSTLDSQKVVRVRGRVFSKKDCGQVLFLILRDGIDTLQAVLVKNQADTQLAIEDYKLLRSIENESFIEIIGQVYCAEKAVLACSKQSIELAIMGYTVLSRSVLDLPITLKEAAFIEDKKGENQIFSSIQYVKRLDNRVLDLRTDLAQAIFRINDGMLFYIQQYLREHGFIEIKTPKLIGGVSEGGADLFKVDYFGKPACLAQSPQLYKQMAIIGDFKRVFEVGPVFRAENSDTNRHLTEFIGVDLEMVIDRDYMEVVRLVYQLLVDLFGALNKKYNREIAIIQSFFEVPRLTLASELVVVSFPDAVALLRSHGRERGALDDLSTEEEKQLGALVKAKYHTDLYVITRYPSRVRPFYTMVDPDDSQYTHAYDFMLRGAEILSGAQRIDDYTMLSERVREMGIDPTTISHYLNAFKYGAPPHAGVGMGLERMLKYFLGLPDVRYSNLFPRDPKRLHP; from the coding sequence ATGTATCCACTTTCAGAGATTAAAAATCTTTCTACTTTAGATAGTCAGAAAGTCGTTAGGGTTAGAGGTAGGGTCTTTTCCAAAAAAGACTGCGGGCAGGTGTTATTCTTGATTTTACGCGATGGTATTGATACCTTACAGGCGGTGCTTGTCAAAAATCAAGCAGATACGCAGCTTGCTATAGAGGATTATAAGCTATTGCGTAGCATTGAAAATGAATCTTTTATTGAAATCATTGGTCAGGTCTATTGCGCTGAAAAAGCCGTATTGGCCTGCTCTAAGCAATCGATTGAGTTAGCTATAATGGGGTATACAGTGCTTAGTAGGTCTGTATTAGATTTGCCGATTACCCTAAAAGAGGCAGCCTTTATAGAAGATAAAAAAGGTGAAAATCAAATCTTTTCATCTATTCAGTATGTAAAACGATTGGATAACCGCGTATTAGATTTGCGTACCGATTTGGCGCAGGCTATTTTTCGCATCAATGATGGGATGCTTTTTTATATACAACAGTATCTACGCGAGCATGGTTTTATAGAAATCAAAACACCTAAGTTAATAGGGGGTGTTTCTGAGGGTGGTGCAGATCTATTTAAGGTAGACTATTTTGGCAAGCCGGCTTGTTTGGCACAGAGTCCGCAGCTATACAAGCAAATGGCAATTATAGGTGATTTTAAGCGTGTATTTGAGGTGGGCCCCGTCTTTCGTGCAGAAAATTCCGATACCAATAGACACCTAACAGAGTTTATAGGTGTTGACCTTGAAATGGTTATAGATCGGGACTATATGGAAGTAGTCCGTCTGGTATATCAGCTATTGGTTGATCTTTTTGGTGCATTGAATAAAAAATATAATCGAGAGATTGCCATTATACAATCTTTTTTTGAGGTCCCTAGGCTCACGCTTGCCTCAGAATTGGTTGTGGTGTCTTTTCCCGATGCGGTTGCTTTGTTAAGGTCCCATGGCAGGGAGCGCGGGGCGTTAGATGATTTGTCTACGGAGGAGGAAAAACAGTTAGGTGCGCTTGTAAAAGCAAAGTACCACACAGATTTATATGTGATTACCCGTTATCCATCTCGTGTGCGTCCCTTTTATACTATGGTTGATCCAGATGATAGTCAATATACCCATGCCTATGATTTTATGTTGCGCGGTGCAGAAATTCTCTCTGGTGCACAAAGAATAGATGATTATACCATGTTATCAGAACGTGTCCGTGAGATGGGCATAGACCCCACTACCATCTCCCATTATTTGAATGCATTTAAATATGGTGCACCGCCTCATGCTGGTGTGGGCATGGGGTTAGAACGGATGTTGAAATATTTTTTAGGTCTACCAGATGTACGTTACAGTAATCTCTTTCCACGTGATCCTAAGCGGTTGCATCCTTAA
- a CDS encoding ABC transporter substrate-binding protein, whose amino-acid sequence MISKRTILLLMAVWVFASIYYQEYKKEQKLLATPTLNNVTLSSINGTDPIRVSDKYSVEVVGKIYEGLYEYHYLKSPFELVSNLAEDLPSISPDGLVYTFKIKQGVLFQDDPCFPNGKGRALNASDFVFSLKRLVDPKNIVPYFGLIDGKIKGLDAWRQQPDYAQEVEGLKVLDDYTLQVTLTEPWAAFLHFLAMPVAFVVAKEAVMHYGPEFLNHPVGTGPFILEGGFNPQAKQLTFVKNPSFREKLFPVEGDASYQSIIADCAGKRLPLVDKVVTNIITEEQPLALKLESAELDIAPITGSSIALNMVENNALLPKWSKKGLLLVQSPSVNTQFFAFNHSHEVFKNTYLRQAMSMAFDREAYSQAFYKGAAQLAQSLLPPVLMGEADGLHVSYGYNLERAKEYLAKAGYPDGKGLPVITLDAIVGTSCKDRAEFFAKCMANIGIKIQVVTNVPAEHWNKIAKGATMMHLLTWQADYPEPSTFLQVISSKDLCGLFYENADFNRLFHKAMCTTNDAERATCYLTLNKIAAEEVPMIYALHVPEQYLHYNWVRNVASNHFCPSLDAYITVDMAAKVKAIK is encoded by the coding sequence ATGATTAGTAAACGGACAATATTATTATTGATGGCGGTGTGGGTTTTTGCTTCTATCTACTATCAAGAATACAAGAAAGAGCAGAAGTTGCTTGCTACCCCCACATTAAACAATGTAACGCTATCTTCCATTAATGGTACGGATCCAATAAGGGTAAGTGATAAATATTCTGTAGAGGTGGTTGGTAAAATCTATGAAGGGTTGTATGAATATCATTATTTAAAAAGCCCTTTCGAGTTGGTATCCAATCTTGCTGAAGACCTACCTTCGATTTCTCCAGATGGTTTGGTCTATACTTTTAAAATTAAGCAAGGTGTGCTGTTTCAGGATGATCCTTGCTTTCCAAATGGTAAAGGCCGAGCGCTCAACGCATCTGACTTTGTTTTTAGCTTGAAAAGACTGGTAGATCCTAAAAATATAGTGCCTTATTTTGGCCTTATAGATGGTAAAATCAAAGGGTTGGATGCATGGAGACAGCAACCAGATTATGCGCAAGAGGTAGAAGGGTTAAAGGTGTTGGATGACTATACCCTACAAGTTACCCTTACGGAACCTTGGGCAGCATTTTTACATTTTTTAGCTATGCCGGTTGCTTTTGTGGTTGCTAAAGAGGCAGTAATGCACTATGGTCCTGAGTTTTTAAATCATCCGGTAGGTACAGGTCCTTTTATCTTAGAGGGCGGATTTAATCCGCAAGCCAAGCAGTTGACTTTTGTAAAGAATCCTTCCTTTAGGGAAAAATTATTCCCTGTTGAGGGGGATGCGTCGTATCAGTCTATCATAGCGGATTGTGCTGGTAAAAGGTTGCCTTTGGTGGATAAGGTGGTGACTAATATTATTACCGAAGAGCAGCCACTTGCCTTAAAACTAGAAAGTGCAGAACTCGATATAGCACCCATTACGGGTTCTAGTATTGCATTGAATATGGTTGAAAACAATGCTCTTTTGCCAAAATGGAGTAAAAAAGGGTTGCTTTTGGTGCAATCTCCTAGTGTGAATACTCAGTTTTTTGCCTTTAACCATAGCCATGAGGTGTTTAAAAATACCTATTTAAGGCAGGCGATGTCTATGGCTTTTGATCGGGAAGCCTATAGCCAAGCCTTTTATAAAGGTGCTGCTCAGCTGGCACAGTCTCTATTGCCACCTGTATTAATGGGTGAGGCCGATGGCTTACATGTCTCCTATGGTTATAACCTTGAGCGTGCAAAAGAATATTTAGCTAAAGCAGGCTATCCAGATGGAAAAGGGCTACCTGTTATTACGCTTGATGCGATTGTGGGAACAAGTTGTAAAGATAGAGCAGAATTTTTTGCCAAGTGTATGGCGAATATTGGTATAAAAATTCAAGTGGTAACCAATGTGCCCGCAGAACACTGGAATAAGATTGCTAAGGGGGCAACTATGATGCACCTGTTGACCTGGCAAGCTGATTACCCGGAACCTTCTACTTTTTTACAGGTGATCAGTAGCAAGGACTTGTGTGGTTTATTCTATGAAAATGCTGATTTTAATAGACTCTTTCATAAAGCGATGTGTACAACCAATGATGCGGAAAGGGCAACATGCTATCTAACGTTAAATAAAATAGCTGCTGAAGAAGTACCTATGATTTATGCCTTGCATGTCCCTGAGCAATACCTGCACTACAACTGGGTTAGAAATGTAGCTTCTAATCACTTTTGTCCATCTCTAGATGCGTATATTACGGTGGATATGGCTGCAAAAGTTAAGGCTATCAAGTAA
- a CDS encoding ABC transporter permease, whose translation MHKRNWFHPFGFGKNALLGNTLNLFCFVTLLGYALVAISTKMGWVAANWHAEVGASYQPPNGAHYFGTDILGRSVLDKVLHGTEVAMHVGFVVALWTVVIGALFGILAGYFGGLIDACIVWLYTVVTAIPTMILLMVVAFVLGKGIQTICIALVITEWTETCRLVRGEVMRHKAREYMQAASAIGASSGRKIFVHLLPNMLPLIIYQFSLVFQTAIKYEVILSYLGMGIQNKPSWGIMISDAKTGLLRGIWWELVFATMAMFLLVLVFNILADALRDLLDPKLKGR comes from the coding sequence ATGCATAAACGTAATTGGTTCCATCCATTTGGTTTTGGTAAAAACGCTTTGTTAGGCAATACATTAAACCTTTTTTGTTTTGTAACCTTATTGGGCTATGCTTTAGTAGCCATATCTACTAAAATGGGATGGGTGGCTGCTAATTGGCATGCAGAAGTGGGTGCCTCTTATCAACCACCTAATGGCGCGCATTATTTTGGTACAGATATCTTGGGTAGAAGTGTTTTGGATAAAGTGTTGCATGGTACGGAAGTAGCCATGCATGTGGGTTTTGTAGTAGCTTTATGGACCGTTGTGATTGGTGCACTTTTTGGTATACTAGCGGGTTATTTTGGTGGCCTAATAGATGCCTGTATCGTTTGGCTCTATACCGTTGTAACGGCTATTCCCACGATGATTTTACTCATGGTGGTCGCCTTTGTATTGGGGAAAGGCATACAGACGATTTGTATTGCATTGGTTATAACAGAATGGACAGAAACCTGTCGACTGGTTCGGGGTGAAGTGATGCGCCATAAGGCTAGAGAATATATGCAAGCTGCTTCAGCTATTGGCGCTAGTAGTGGCCGTAAAATTTTTGTACATCTATTGCCCAATATGCTTCCATTGATTATTTATCAGTTTTCTTTAGTCTTTCAAACTGCAATAAAATATGAAGTAATTCTTTCTTATTTGGGTATGGGCATTCAAAATAAGCCTAGTTGGGGCATTATGATTAGTGATGCCAAAACAGGACTATTGAGGGGCATTTGGTGGGAGCTTGTTTTTGCTACAATGGCCATGTTCTTACTCGTTCTTGTGTTTAATATTTTAGCAGATGCATTGCGAGATCTATTAGATCCGAAGTTAAAAGGTCGATAA
- a CDS encoding ABC transporter ATP-binding protein: MKILEVKNLITQYYTGKKMTTVVNNVSFDLFAGHSLAIVGESGSGKSAMALSLMRLVEPPVGTIMAQGIFLEGKDILQLSLKEIQEIRGNRMAMIFQEPMTALNPVFTIGEQIMETIQLHQQVPPKEAKIRCIALLTLVGIPAPHQRMLEYPHQISGGMRQRVMIAIALACSPSVLIADEPTTALDVTTQAQIMALIRRLQVEKNMGIILITHDLGIVAEVCDEVAVMYGGSIVEKSSVKTIFNVPLHPYTQALLDSIPPLSGGIRRLRTIDGVVPPLSDLPIGCSFQDRCPNVQDRCRTSKPRLEKASVGHSVACFYPLQGGVKS; the protein is encoded by the coding sequence ATGAAAATTCTTGAGGTTAAAAATTTAATAACGCAGTATTATACAGGGAAAAAGATGACCACAGTGGTCAATAATGTTTCCTTTGATCTTTTTGCTGGCCATTCCCTAGCCATTGTTGGAGAATCTGGTTCTGGTAAATCAGCTATGGCCCTTTCATTGATGCGGCTCGTTGAACCACCTGTTGGTACGATTATGGCACAGGGTATTTTTCTAGAAGGAAAGGATATTTTACAACTTTCTCTAAAAGAGATTCAAGAAATACGTGGCAACCGTATGGCCATGATCTTTCAGGAGCCTATGACGGCACTCAACCCAGTTTTTACCATTGGTGAACAGATTATGGAAACCATTCAGTTGCATCAACAGGTTCCACCAAAGGAGGCGAAAATACGTTGTATAGCCTTGCTAACCCTAGTCGGCATACCTGCTCCTCATCAGCGTATGCTGGAATATCCCCATCAAATTTCAGGTGGTATGCGGCAACGGGTAATGATTGCGATTGCACTGGCTTGTAGCCCATCTGTATTGATTGCAGATGAACCTACTACTGCTTTAGATGTGACGACGCAGGCGCAAATTATGGCTTTGATACGAAGGCTCCAAGTGGAAAAAAATATGGGTATTATACTGATTACCCATGATCTTGGAATAGTGGCTGAAGTATGTGATGAGGTGGCTGTTATGTATGGTGGTAGTATTGTAGAAAAGAGCTCCGTAAAAACTATTTTTAATGTGCCACTGCACCCCTATACACAAGCATTATTGGATTCTATTCCTCCTTTATCTGGTGGCATTCGTAGGTTGCGCACCATTGATGGCGTGGTGCCTCCCTTATCAGATCTACCTATTGGTTGTTCTTTTCAAGACCGTTGTCCCAACGTGCAAGATCGATGCAGAACGAGCAAGCCACGCCTTGAAAAAGCAAGCGTTGGCCATTCTGTAGCCTGTTTTTATCCATTACAAGGTGGCGTTAAATCGTGA
- a CDS encoding ankyrin repeat domain-containing protein produces MKKYLILLPLITSCNGLGRSGMLGGETIQHGESEITNKEQDMDPDHIFTQPPLTIIYNLLNVSQNDLTLNIIIKNASAIQKALPRMMGKESIPHWFEEKFFEAVMKGVPCQDNPMDLLNAINSGSIPLVKTLLKLCSYSKDYINTSFNLKCDVNISTCKTDNDKLLFPLFLSIKKGFLKITEVLLDHGANVNASDNLGNNALFDAVALDNEEKAQKMVKILLKAGANIKANKNNETPIDVAERLGRQGIVALLEEALPN; encoded by the coding sequence ATGAAAAAATATTTAATTTTATTGCCACTAATTACATCTTGTAATGGGCTAGGAAGGTCTGGTATGTTGGGAGGCGAGACAATCCAACATGGGGAAAGTGAAATTACAAACAAAGAGCAGGATATGGATCCAGATCATATCTTTACTCAACCTCCTCTCACAATAATCTATAACCTTTTAAACGTTTCTCAAAATGATTTGACACTCAATATAATTATTAAGAATGCCTCAGCAATTCAAAAAGCGCTTCCAAGAATGATGGGTAAAGAATCTATACCCCATTGGTTTGAAGAAAAGTTTTTTGAAGCTGTCATGAAGGGTGTTCCTTGTCAGGATAATCCTATGGACTTGCTTAATGCAATAAATTCGGGTTCCATACCACTCGTCAAAACGTTACTCAAGTTATGCAGTTATAGTAAAGATTATATAAATACAAGCTTTAACCTTAAGTGTGATGTTAATATATCAACATGTAAAACTGACAATGATAAATTATTATTCCCTTTATTTCTTTCAATAAAGAAAGGATTTCTAAAAATTACTGAAGTGTTATTGGACCATGGAGCTAACGTGAATGCATCAGATAACTTGGGAAATAATGCTTTATTCGATGCAGTAGCTTTAGACAATGAAGAAAAAGCTCAAAAAATGGTTAAAATATTATTGAAGGCAGGCGCTAATATCAAAGCAAATAAAAATAATGAAACACCTATAGATGTTGCAGAACGCCTTGGTCGCCAGGGAATAGTGGCTCTCTTGGAAGAGGCTCTGCCTAATTAA
- a CDS encoding ABC transporter ATP-binding protein, producing the protein MQTNKQILLEVDHLYKTFAVKHHLLGHRVGTVSAVNDVSFTLYQGETLGLVGESGCGKTTLGRTILRLVEPTAGRIIFDGIDITHCSAKRMRSIRRKMQIIFQDPYAALNPRMAIKEILEEPIKIHHLADSKAASTQRIYQLLDYVQLPKATLYKYPHELSGGQRQRICIARALAVEPTFIVCDEAIAALDVSVQAQVINLLMDLQQELGLTYLFISHDLRVVEFIANHVAVMYLGKIVEAAPASEIYQNPKHPYTRALFSAIPTIHSSRQKERIILQGDVPSPRELPSGCYFHPRCWKATEACRSIHPALAQTEGANHQVACHFPEVN; encoded by the coding sequence ATGCAAACCAATAAACAAATTTTATTAGAAGTAGATCACCTGTATAAGACCTTTGCTGTAAAGCATCATCTCTTGGGTCATCGGGTTGGTACCGTATCTGCTGTGAATGATGTAAGCTTTACCCTATACCAGGGAGAGACACTAGGTTTAGTAGGCGAATCGGGTTGTGGTAAAACTACATTGGGTAGGACCATTTTGCGCTTGGTGGAGCCTACGGCTGGGCGTATTATTTTTGATGGGATAGATATTACGCACTGTAGTGCTAAGCGGATGCGTAGCATACGGAGAAAGATGCAAATTATTTTTCAAGATCCTTATGCTGCTTTGAATCCTAGAATGGCTATTAAGGAGATCCTAGAGGAACCCATCAAGATTCATCATCTGGCGGATAGCAAAGCGGCATCTACCCAGCGAATCTACCAATTACTCGATTATGTGCAACTGCCTAAAGCTACTTTATATAAGTATCCCCATGAACTTTCTGGAGGACAACGCCAGCGCATTTGCATCGCAAGGGCGTTAGCCGTTGAGCCTACCTTTATCGTTTGCGATGAAGCAATTGCTGCGTTAGATGTTTCAGTACAAGCGCAGGTGATCAATCTTTTAATGGATTTGCAGCAAGAACTAGGATTAACCTATCTCTTTATTTCACATGACTTAAGGGTAGTAGAATTTATAGCCAACCATGTTGCAGTGATGTATTTGGGAAAAATTGTAGAAGCTGCTCCCGCATCAGAAATCTATCAAAACCCTAAACATCCCTATACGAGAGCGCTTTTTTCTGCTATACCAACTATTCATTCATCTAGGCAAAAGGAACGGATTATCCTACAAGGAGATGTGCCGAGCCCAAGGGAGCTGCCTAGTGGCTGTTACTTTCATCCACGTTGCTGGAAAGCAACAGAAGCATGTAGGTCCATTCATCCAGCATTGGCGCAAACAGAAGGGGCCAATCATCAAGTAGCGTGTCATTTTCCAGAAGTCAATTAA